In Gasterosteus aculeatus chromosome 15, fGasAcu3.hap1.1, whole genome shotgun sequence, a single genomic region encodes these proteins:
- the mapre3a gene encoding microtubule-associated protein RP/EB family member 3a isoform X1: MAVNVYATSVSIDNLSRHDMLAWVNDSLHLTYTKIEQLCSGAAYCQFMDMLFPGCILLKKVKFQAKLEHESIHNFKVLQAAFKRMSVDKIIPVEKLVKGKFQDNFEFVQWFKKFFDANYDGKEYDPLLSRQGQDVAPAPNPGDHFIHKPKRTPGPQRTSPTVPKNMPTPQRVQHNTPAMRKNPSLSRNGGSDTEIMELNQQLMELKLTVDGLEKERDFYFSKLRDIELICQEHESENNSVLSSIINILYATEDGFAPPEDEDLDEQAHLDQDEY, from the exons ATGGCGGTGAATGTTTACGCCACGTCTGTGTCCATCGACAACCTCAGTCGCCATGACATGCTGGCGTGGGTCAACGACTCTTTGCACCTCACCTACACTAAGATTGAGCAGCTCTGTTCAg GAGCGGCGTATTGCCAGTTCATGGACATGTTGTTTCCAGGTTGTATCCTTCTGAAGAAGGTCAAATTCCAAGCCAAGCTGGAGCACGAATCGATACACAACTTCAAAGTTCTCCAGGCAGCTTTTAAAAGGATGAGTGTGGACAAA ATAATTCCCGTGGAAAAGCTGGTAAAGGGGAAGTTCCAGGACAACTTTGAATTCGTCCAGTGGTTCAAGAAGTTCTTCGACGCCAACTACGACGGGAAGGAGTATGACCCTCTACTATCCAGACAGGGGCAGGACGTGGCCCCCGCCCCCAACCCAGGTGATCACTTTATCCACAAACCAAAGAGAACCCCAG GACCACAGAGGACATCGCCAACAGTTCCCAAAAACATGCCGACACCCCAGCGGGTCCAACACAACACTCCGGCCATGAGGAAGAACCCGTCCCTGTCCAGAAACGGGGGCAGCGACACTGAGATCATGGAGCTAAATCAACAG CTGATGGAGTTGAAGTTGACTGTGGACGGActagagaaggagagagacttCTACTTCAGCAAACTACGGGACATCGAGCTGATCTGCCAGGAACACGAGAGCGAAAACAACTCTGTCCTCAGCAGTATAATCAACATCCTCTACGCAACAGAG GATGGCTTTGCACCTCCGGAGGACGAGGACCTTGATGAACAGGCTCACCTGGACCAGGATGAATACTGa
- the mapre3a gene encoding microtubule-associated protein RP/EB family member 3a isoform X2, translated as MAVNVYATSVSIDNLSRHDMLAWVNDSLHLTYTKIEQLCSGAAYCQFMDMLFPGCILLKKVKFQAKLEHESIHNFKVLQAAFKRMSVDKIIPVEKLVKGKFQDNFEFVQWFKKFFDANYDGKEYDPLLSRQGQDVAPAPNPGPQRTSPTVPKNMPTPQRVQHNTPAMRKNPSLSRNGGSDTEIMELNQQLMELKLTVDGLEKERDFYFSKLRDIELICQEHESENNSVLSSIINILYATEDGFAPPEDEDLDEQAHLDQDEY; from the exons ATGGCGGTGAATGTTTACGCCACGTCTGTGTCCATCGACAACCTCAGTCGCCATGACATGCTGGCGTGGGTCAACGACTCTTTGCACCTCACCTACACTAAGATTGAGCAGCTCTGTTCAg GAGCGGCGTATTGCCAGTTCATGGACATGTTGTTTCCAGGTTGTATCCTTCTGAAGAAGGTCAAATTCCAAGCCAAGCTGGAGCACGAATCGATACACAACTTCAAAGTTCTCCAGGCAGCTTTTAAAAGGATGAGTGTGGACAAA ATAATTCCCGTGGAAAAGCTGGTAAAGGGGAAGTTCCAGGACAACTTTGAATTCGTCCAGTGGTTCAAGAAGTTCTTCGACGCCAACTACGACGGGAAGGAGTATGACCCTCTACTATCCAGACAGGGGCAGGACGTGGCCCCCGCCCCCAACCCAG GACCACAGAGGACATCGCCAACAGTTCCCAAAAACATGCCGACACCCCAGCGGGTCCAACACAACACTCCGGCCATGAGGAAGAACCCGTCCCTGTCCAGAAACGGGGGCAGCGACACTGAGATCATGGAGCTAAATCAACAG CTGATGGAGTTGAAGTTGACTGTGGACGGActagagaaggagagagacttCTACTTCAGCAAACTACGGGACATCGAGCTGATCTGCCAGGAACACGAGAGCGAAAACAACTCTGTCCTCAGCAGTATAATCAACATCCTCTACGCAACAGAG GATGGCTTTGCACCTCCGGAGGACGAGGACCTTGATGAACAGGCTCACCTGGACCAGGATGAATACTGa